GTGGTTGGGCCGGACGCTTTTCTATGCCGGCAAACTTGAGCCGGCGCTCAATACTTTTCTGGAGCTGGATGACGAGGCAAGGCACATCTCGCTCGTCTACCCGCTGGCTCTGGCGCTGGCGGCGAATGGGGAGCAGAAGCTGCTGGAAGAGCTTCGTAGCCGTACACCGGGCCCGGGCCTTGACGCCGCTTTTGTCGATGATTTGGTCGTCGATCGCGATTTCGATGTCGAAAAAGGGTACGCGGGGTTTCGCAAAATGCTGGCGGACAGCTACGGCCTCGGACCCTCCTTGCCCACGCTCGCCGAGTGGCTGCACAGCTACAAACGGTACTCAGAAATTCGCGTACGCCGACGCACGAGGGGCGAGACCGTCTGGTGGTATCGCTACCACGAGGATTATCTGAGCTCACCGGAACGCTATCGCGTGATGCGCGAACTGGGTCTTGAGCGCTATTGGCGGATACGCGGGTTTCCAGCGCACTGTCGCCCGCTCGACGATGAGCGTGTGGAGTGTTTCTAGGTAATGTGTAAGAAGCAGGGGAGAGCCATTTGCCTCGAGCATGGACTCCTTAGGCCTGGGCCTCCGGCTGACCCGACTGAAAGCACCAGTGCCAGGGCTCAAACGCCACCCCGTGCGGATTGTTTTCCGGATAAGACATCACAAACCCAAATGCCGCCCCATGGGCGGCCAGCCAGCCAAAGGCGGCCGTCTCCGCGAACGCGGTCTCGAGCGGGGTTGTGCCGGGTGTTGTGATATCGAGGGCGCAGCCGCTGTGATGTTCGCTGTAACCGGGCGCCGCGCTGACCCGCAGCGCATCCTCGGCACCCTCAGCCAGCTTCTTGCTCAGCAGACGGCCCTGATAGTCGATGCTGCGAAATCCTGACACGGGCTGCAGCGTGACGCCGACCTCAGCGGCTGCATTGCGGAGCTGCCGCCATGCATGAGCCGCTGCTGGCGTCAGATATAGCGGTCGGGAGAAACAGTCGTCACCGGCCAGCTCTAGCTCTGCAGGCTCGGTGACCAACGCGAGCCCGCGCTGCTCGCCGTAGTCGCTGTCGATGCCGAGGTCTGACAGCCACTGCGCTGAGCGTTTTTGCTGGTATTCCGCGAGGTCCTGCGCTGGCTGGGCTCCCGACGCTGCGTGCATGGCGAGGCTTTGCAGCCATAGCGTTGCAATCTTCTGGTCGTCGAAGCGATTCGGGTCCAGGCTGCCCTGACGCTGCGCTGACGCAAGGCATTGGAAAAACTCGGTTGCCAGGCCCTGCCTGCGCGCCTTTGGCACGATGGTCAGGTGATCGAGCTGGCCGCGTCGATTGAGCTCAGCTCGGCCGGCCAGGGTCCAGTCAGCTTTGCTGACCAGCTCGATGGCATCCGGCTGGTCGCGCAGCAGCAGGCGGGGCGTACAGCGAAAGGTGGGGCCACTTCCGCCGCCCTTTTGTTCCGCTTGGGGAGCTGCGCTCACTTAGTCGGCCTTGGCGACCGACACCACTTCGAGGTTGCCGAGAGTCGTAATGCCGTCATAGAAGCCAGCCGGGTCACCGTCGCCGTACGCCAGCGCGATATGCCCAGCGTCAAATTTGCCGAGCGCCGCGTCAAAGCTGACCCAGCGACCGTCCAGCCAGGCCTGGGTCCAGGCATGAGGAACAAACACGTTCTGCGTGCCCAGCCAGTCTTCGACGTAGGCCAGGCCGGTGGCGACGCGTGTGGGTATGCCAGCCGCGCGGCCCATGGCGGCCAGCAGCAGCGCGTGCTCGGTGCAATCCCCGCTCCGGTTGCGGGCAACCTCAAGCGCCGTTGCGTAACCGACCGATAGGTTTTTATCGAAGACATAGTCGCGGACGAACTGCTCCATGCGCTGCATCAGGTCAGCGGGCGTTTGGGCATCCAGCCGCGTCTGGCGCACGAGTTCGTGGATCTCGGGTGCATCGATTTGCAGCCAGCGAGTCGCGCCGCGGAAGTCGCTCATCTCGGTAGTGTCACCGCCCTCGGCGGGACTCGCAGCGGGGGGCGTTGGCAGCGCAAGGGGCGTCACGGTGACTCGGTAAAGGTCATCCCGCCTCTCCAGGGCTTGTTCATCGGATTCCGCGAAGGTCAGCGGCTGCTCCGGATCGGTGGCGCGAAATTCGAAGGTAATGGGCGTTTCCCGATCTTTCCAGCTGAGCCGCTCCGGCACCTCCACCAGCGCCTGAACAAAGATGTCAGCCGGCTCGACGTCGCCGGTGGCGCAGCTTTCCGGGCAGGCGATGGCTTCAAAGGTCAGGCCCATCATCGACATGCGGGCCTTCTTGATCTCATAGTCGGGGGTCACCCAGCCGGTCATGACCGTGGGGGTTGCGCCGAGCGTCACCGTTTCCACAACCCGGACGAGGTCTTGTTCGGTGCCCAGCAGATCGACTCGCTCATTGTCCTCGACGCGCGTCGTTGCGGGCACAAACTGCAGGGATGAGGGCACAAACAGCGTCTGTTCGTAGTAGGTGCCTGGCTCGAATCCCTTCGCTAACCCCTCCAGGCGAGCCCGCTCGGCCATCGCCGCGTCCTCCGGCCAGTCGAACTCCTGGTCCTGAACGCTGCCGGCGCTAACGGTGGTGACAAACGCGCGGCCGTCTTTGATTTCGCCCTGGATGGTCATCTGGGCCCCGGAGATCTGCTGGCTGGCATAGAACCCCAGAGGCTCACCTTCGGTAGTTTCGAGGTAGCCTTCTTCGCTCAGCACCTCGATGGTGACGCCGCCGCGGTTAATGCGCAGCAGGAACTCTTCGCTGGTTTCGACCTGACCATTCTCAACACGGCGAACATTCTTGACGTGGCCGGCGCGCTGGCCGTCCAGAAACACGGCCATCCACTGGGCGTCTTCTTCTTCCGCGGAGGCTGCATCGTCGATGAGTGCGTCAGCAGCGGGCACGGCGAGCGGTGCCGGTACCGTGGGCG
This genomic stretch from Pseudomonadota bacterium harbors:
- a CDS encoding M15 family metallopeptidase, with product MSAAPQAEQKGGGSGPTFRCTPRLLLRDQPDAIELVSKADWTLAGRAELNRRGQLDHLTIVPKARRQGLATEFFQCLASAQRQGSLDPNRFDDQKIATLWLQSLAMHAASGAQPAQDLAEYQQKRSAQWLSDLGIDSDYGEQRGLALVTEPAELELAGDDCFSRPLYLTPAAAHAWRQLRNAAAEVGVTLQPVSGFRSIDYQGRLLSKKLAEGAEDALRVSAAPGYSEHHSGCALDITTPGTTPLETAFAETAAFGWLAAHGAAFGFVMSYPENNPHGVAFEPWHWCFQSGQPEAQA
- a CDS encoding transglutaminase-like domain-containing protein, whose protein sequence is MNRVSQLLYPTLLLLAALTVSQLSLAQSPSAENPPTVPAPLAVPAADALIDDAASAEEEDAQWMAVFLDGQRAGHVKNVRRVENGQVETSEEFLLRINRGGVTIEVLSEEGYLETTEGEPLGFYASQQISGAQMTIQGEIKDGRAFVTTVSAGSVQDQEFDWPEDAAMAERARLEGLAKGFEPGTYYEQTLFVPSSLQFVPATTRVEDNERVDLLGTEQDLVRVVETVTLGATPTVMTGWVTPDYEIKKARMSMMGLTFEAIACPESCATGDVEPADIFVQALVEVPERLSWKDRETPITFEFRATDPEQPLTFAESDEQALERRDDLYRVTVTPLALPTPPAASPAEGGDTTEMSDFRGATRWLQIDAPEIHELVRQTRLDAQTPADLMQRMEQFVRDYVFDKNLSVGYATALEVARNRSGDCTEHALLLAAMGRAAGIPTRVATGLAYVEDWLGTQNVFVPHAWTQAWLDGRWVSFDAALGKFDAGHIALAYGDGDPAGFYDGITTLGNLEVVSVAKAD